A stretch of Coccidioides posadasii str. Silveira chromosome 2, complete sequence DNA encodes these proteins:
- a CDS encoding uncharacterized protein (EggNog:ENOG410PPS5~COG:S~BUSCO:15926at33183), whose product MGLAYNTYINSTKIFGCKNCKTHLADYHDIISRNFRGQHGKAYLFNGVVNVTEAEAVERSMTTGRHIVRDIVCRQCKETVGWKYDKAYENSEKYKEGKFILEAELLCVVY is encoded by the exons ATGGGACTCGCGTACAACACCTACATTAATTCCACCAAAATATTTGGGTGCAAAAACTGCAAGACCCATCTTGCCGACTATCATGATATCATAAGTCGG AACTTCCGCGGCCAACATGGCAAAGCGTACCTTTTCAACGGCGTCGTCAACGTCACTGAAGCCGAAGCTGTGGAACGGAGCATGACAACCGGCCGGCACATCGTTCGAGACATAGTTTGCAGACAGTGCAAGGAGACAGTGGGCTGGAAGTACGATAAAGCCTACGAAAACTCCGAGAAATACAAGGAAGGAAAGTTCATTCTCGAAGCAGAGCTCCTCTGTGTGGTGTATTAG
- a CDS encoding uncharacterized protein (BUSCO:259060at4751~EggNog:ENOG410PGW1~COG:I~TransMembrane:1 (i88-106o)~BUSCO:3352at33183), producing MATFRRRFGDIFSPNTSAARSAARSAVAANPGPSSSVHLKTSNSDVNTPINKENKTEIPQDRRSQTVTLRQKPQEELVTKRRSKRRNGLIFGLGGIFGIFLALFFANHNEVISLDALMDLNLDSLIDVIPAGILKDASEFSRQERDAISYDAFSVGLNLQAQGIHAQYPVIMIPGVISTGLESWGTDEKSRQYFRKRLWGSWSMMRALVLDKSGWKQHIMLDKETGLDPPGVKLRAAQGFDATDFFITGYWIWNKILENLATIGYDPTNAFSAAYDWRLSYLNLEKRDHYFTRLKSHIEAAVQLSDKKVVLASHSMGSQVAMFFFKWVENESHGGGGPQWVEKHIDSWINVSGCMLGATKGLTAVLSGEMKDTAQLNAFAVYGLEKFLSKEERAEIFRAMPGISSMLPKGGDAIWGNGTWAPDDVPGQNFTYGNMINFRESNSSWTRQNLTIESSLKFLFNNAEPWFRNQVQHSYSHGVARTRNEVEANEADPRKWLNPLEARLPLAPNLKIYCFYGVGKPTERSYFYREDTDPLSKLHVSIDTSVTNGNVDHGVVMSEGDGTVNLLSLGYMCAKGWRIKRYNPAGVKVKVYEMPHEPERFSPRGGPNTGDHVDILGRSSLNELILRIAGGRGEQIEERYVSRIREYADNVPIYDDD from the exons ATGGCTACATTTCGGCGACGATTCGGCGACATCTTCAGTCCAAACACTTCCGCCGCCCGTTCCGCCGCACGTTCCGCCGTTGCCGCGAATCCCGGTCCCTCATCCTCCGTCCATCTTAAGACCAGCAATAGCGACGTGAATACACCGATAAACAAGGAGAATAAAACCGAAATTCCGCAAGATAGGAGGAGTCAAACAGTCACATTGAGGCAAAAACCGCAGGAAGAGCTAGTGACGAAGCGGAGAAGCAAACGGCGGAATGGATTGATATTTGGACTGGGAGGGATCTTCGGCATCTTCCTAGCCCTTTTTTTCGCGAATCACAATGAAGTTATCAGCTTGGATGCATTGATGGATTTGAATCTCGATTCGTTGATCGATGTTATCCCAGCGGGCATATTGAAAGATGCGAGTGAATTTTCG AGACAGGAACGTGATGCGATCAGCTACGATGCGTTTTCCGTTGGCCTAAATCTTCAGGCCCAAGGCATTCACGCCCAATATCCCGTTATTATGATCCCTGGGGTCATATCGACTGGCCTGGAGAGTTGGGGAACAGATGAAAAGTCTCGACAATATTTTCGAAAGCGACTATGGGGAAGTTGGAGTATGATGAGAGCTTTGGTTTTGGATAAATCGGGCTGGAAGCAGCATATAATGTTAGATAAGGAGACCGGGTTGGATCCGCCGGGCGTGAAACTTCGCGCAGCTCAGGGGTTCGATGCCACAGACTTCTTTATAACCGGATACTGGATCTGGAACAAGATCCTGGAGAACCTGGCGACAATAGGCTATGATCCAACCAACGCCTTTTCGGCCGCCTATGACTGGCGCCTCTCGTACCTAAACCTCGAGAAGCGAGACCATTATTTTACCAGATTGAAGAGTCACATCGAAGCGGCAGTTCAACTTTCGGACAAGAAGGTCGTTTTGGCTTCGCACAGCATGGGATCGCAAGTAGCTATGTTCTTCTTCAAATGGGTTGAGAACGAAAGCCATGGCGGCGGAGGGCCTCAATGGGTCGAGAAGCACATCGACTCGTGGATAAACGTGAGCGGCTGCATGCTCGGTGCAACTAAGGGCCTGACGGCAGTCCTGTCTGGTGAGATGAAGGACACAGCCCAACTCAACGCGTTCGCAGTCTACGGCCTGGAGAAATTCCTCTCGAAAGAAGAACGCGCAGAGATATTTCGCGCCATGCCCGGCATATCCAGCATGCTTCCAAAAGGCGGTGATGCCATATGGGGAAATGGTACCTGGGCGCCTGACGATGTCCCTGGTCAGAACTTCACATACGGAAACATGATCAATTTTCGCGAATCGAATTCCTCTTGGACACGGCAAAACCTCACGATCGAAAGCAGCCTAAAGTTTCTTTTTAACAATGCGGAGCCCTGGTTCCGTAACCAAGTACAGCACAGCTACTCCCACGGTGTAGCGCGCACCCGTAACGAGGTCGAAGCTAACGAAGCCGACCCCCGTAAATGGCTGAATCCGCTGGAAGCCCGTCTTCCATTGGCCCCTAACCTAAAAATCTACTGCTTCTACGGCGTGGGTAAGCCCACGGAGCGAAGCTATTTTTACCGCGAAGACACCGATCCATTGTCGAAATTACACGTTAGCATCGATACATCCGTGACAAACGGCAATGTCGATCACGGGGTGGTCATGAGTGAGGGAGACGGGACGGTGAACCTGCTGAGCTTAGGGTATATGTGCGCCAAAGGATGGAGAATAAAGAGATATAATCCTGCAGGGGTGAAAGTGAAAGTGTACGAGATGCCGCATGAGCCGGAGAGATTCTCACCTCGGGGTGGACCAAATACTG GTGACCATGTTGACATCCTCGGCCGCTCATCCCTCAACGAACTCATCCTCCGTATTGCAGGTGGCAGAGGTGAGCAGATCGAGGAGCGCTATGTCTCTCGAATCCGAGAGTATGCAGATAATGTGCCAATATATGATGATGACTAA
- the IPC1 gene encoding Aureobasidin resistance protein Aur1 (EggNog:ENOG410PJZF~COG:I~TransMembrane:9 (o19-36i86-104o110-143i155-177o189-211i218-237o275-296i308-327o333-352i)~BUSCO:7867at33183) — protein sequence MAGVINTSMASWKDHPQKYLGKVSVMLPWRSLQLLFPHRVRRRLRSKLRSRVSPSSSIASLKTSFSPLDTLKSLQSHRWTVYDGQYLFLAILGIFCLSVIETPGPLIKTLISLVILISLILPVTCQFLLPALPIIGWLVFWYAMQYIPSNWRPPIWVRVLPALENIFYGANLSNILSTHKNVVLDIMAWLPYGIMHFGAPAVCSLILFIFGPPGLTPIFARSFGYMNVIGCVIQFLFPCSPPWYENLYGLAPAHYGMPGSPAGLARIDELFGLDLYTSGFTASPVPFGAFPSLHAANATIEALFMSHLFPRFRAAFVLYTLWIWWATMYLSHHYAVDLVGGSLLAAVTFYYAKARFVPRMQHDKPFRWDYDYVEVGDSTDNYNYDLATLHGEFQTDSDEWTVGSSSSISSGSLSPVDEAQSIWDGDTVGGNSDLEAAR from the exons ATGGCTGGAGTGATAAACACTTCGATGGCCTCGTGGAAGGATCATCCGCAGAAATACCTCGGAAAAGTGTCCGTGATGCTGCCATGGCGGTCCCTGCAACTGCTCTTTCCTCACCGCGTCCGGCGACGACTACGGTCGAAATTGCGCAGCAGAGTCTCTCCCTCCTCCTCGATAGCTTCGCTCAAGACCTCCTTTTCACCCCTCGACACCCTGAAGTCGCTCCAATCCCACCGCTGGACCGTTTACGACGGACAATACCTGTTCTTAGCAATTCTCGGAATCTTTTGTTTATCCGTCATTGAAACACCCGGACCCCTCATAAAGACCTTAATTTCTCTGGTTATTTTAATCTCTCTGATCCTCCCCGTTACCTGCCAGTTTCTTCTTCCGGCCCTGCCCATCATAGGCTGGTTGGTCTTTTGGTATGCCATGCA ATATATACCAAGTAACTGGAGACCCCCAATCTGGGTTCGCGTGCTTCCAGCGCTTGAGAACATCTTCTACGGAGCGAATCTCAGCAACATCCTCTCGACGCATAAGAATGTGGTTCTAGATATCATGGCATGGCTACCCTATGGAATTATGCATTTTGGTGCACCTGCTGTGTGCTCACTtatcctcttcatcttcggTCCCCCAGGACTGACTCCGATCTTTGCCCGGAGCTTTGGGTATATGAACGTGATCGGCTGCGTAATTCAATTTCTCTTTCCTTGCTCGCCGCCGTGGTATGAGAACTTGTACGGTCTAGCACCCGCCCACTACGGAATGCCTGGCTCCCCAGCCGGCCTCGCACGCATCGACGAGTTGTTTGGCCTTGATCTGTACACATCTGGGTTCACAGCTTCTCCGGTCCCGTTCGGCGCGTTCCCTTCCCTCCACGCTGCAAACGCAACCATCGAAGCCCTTTTCATGAGTCACCTCTTCCCCAGATTCCGCGCTGCGTTTGTACTCTATACCCTTTGGATATGGTGGGCAACGATGTACTTGTCACATCACTACGCGGTCGATCTCGTCGGCGGTAGTCTCCTGGCTGCAGTCACGTTCTACTACGCCAAAGCCAGATTTGTTCCTCGTATGCAGCATGACAAGCCCTTCCGGTGGGATTATGATTATGTGGAAGTTGGCGACTCAACCGACAACTACAACTACGATCTTGCGACCCTCCACGGCGAATTCCAGACCGATAGTGATGAATGGACTGTAGGGTCTTCTTCCTCGATCTCTTCAGGATCCCTCAGCCCAGTCGACGAAGCCCAATCGATCTGGGATGGCGACACAGTTGGAGGAAACTCTGATCTTGAAGCAGCCCGATGA
- a CDS encoding uncharacterized protein (EggNog:ENOG410PZXH~COG:S~TransMembrane:1 (i143-166o)), whose amino-acid sequence MSYYSQQPPPPQGPAPPEGAPSLPPGWVSQWDQNYQRWYYIEQATGRSQWEPPAASPPPQGPPPPMPPGWTAHWDSDVRRWYVEQVGDRDAPDFSAPPQQGPYPTPPVNAYSGGGAPGYPDLSAETTTVMEEKKEKKKKEGHGTGALVAAGVGGLAVGALGGALIAHEMGDSSSSDDEREVDEDEFATLAEKRRELQEAQEEFDQAWEEAYDD is encoded by the exons ATGTCGTATTACAGCCAACAACCACCTCCACCTCAAGGCCCAGCACCCCCCGAAGGGGCACCCTCACTGCCTCCAGGGTGGGTTTCGCAGTGGGATCAAAACTACCAGAGATGGTATTACATCGAGCAAGCCACCGGTCGCTCTCAATGGGAACCTCCCGCAGCCTCACCTCCCCCTCAAGGCCCTCCGCCGCCAATGCCGCCGGGGTGGACAGCCCATTGGGATAGTGACGTTCGCCGCTGGTACGTCGAACAAGTCGGTGACCGAGATGCACCCGATTTCTCAGCGCCTCCTCAACAGGGTCCATACCCGACTCCACCTGTAAATGCCTATAGTGGTGGTGGCGCGCCTGGATACCCCGACCTAAGTGCCGAAACGACGACAGTCATggaggagaaaaaggaaaagaaaaagaaagaaggacACGGAACTGGGGCCTTGGTCGCAGCGGGTGTCGGAGGTTTGGCTGTCGGTGCACTGGGCGGTGCTCTTATCGCTCATGAAATGG GTGACTCGAGCTCATCTGACGACGAACGAGAGGTAGACGAGGACGAATTTGCGACACTGGcggaaaagagaagagagctTCAAGAAGCACAAGAAGAATTCGATCAGGCATGGGAGGAGGCCTATGACGATTGA
- a CDS encoding uncharacterized protein (EggNog:ENOG410PF8Z~COG:G~TransMembrane:10 (i66-84o104-123i135-153o159-181i202-218o224-242i278-294o345-362i374-391o441-463i)): MPDNEPAEPIAKGTLATAKQCWGDLFRWKMRVETTNELGETRTEWQSPGPLKNPISMVAELSAKNWLYFLVGLFSWLADAFDFHALSIQTVKLSKYYNQSKTSITTAITLTLLLRSVGAAVFGMAGDRWGRKWPMVFNMIVLGILQIATIYSATFSQFLAVRSLFGLFMGGVYGNAIAMALENCPVQARGLMSGILQQGYSMGYIFAACANLGVGGSVNSWKNVFWIGAGLSFLAGIIRVFLPESRQFIEARKAGKRGTTAKAFWADTKRMLREEWRIVIYCIFLMTWFNYFSHTSQDSYTTFMLTQKALNNAAASRASILMKTGASVGGTIIGYVSQWFGRRRSIIVSALMSGILIPAWILPQGERGLSASGFFLQFFVQGAWGVVPIHLNELSPPAFRSSFPGLTYQLGNMISSPSAQIVNAIAESISIRGANGQPAPAYGPTMGVATAIIAIGIAVTTAFGPEKRGRKFELARAAGAVDYPTPKDIEASAEKTEERESRDGAKIELN; encoded by the coding sequence atGCCAGACAACGAGCCTGCAGAACCAATCGCGAAAGGCACCCTGGCCACGGCGAAACAATGCTGGGGTGACCTCTTCAGGTGGAAGATGCGTGTTGAAACGACCAACGAACTTGGCGAAACCCGCACCGAATGGCAGTCCCCGGGACCCCTAAAGAACCCCATAAGCATGGTCGCCGAGCTCTCTGCGAAGAACTGGCTTTATTTCCTCGTCGGACTCTTCTCTTGGCTGGCCGATGCTTTTGACTTCCATGCCCTGTCGATCCAGACCGTGAAGCTGTCCAAGTACTACAACCAGTCGAAGACGTCCATCACCACTGCCATCACACTAACCCTTCTCCTTCGCTCCGTCGGTGCTGCGGTGTTCGGCATGGCTGGCGACCGATGGGGTCGCAAGTGGCCTATGGTGTTCAACATGATCGTCTTGGGCATTCTCCAGATCGCTACCATCTACAGCGCGACATTCTCGCAGTTTTTGGCCGTGCGAAGCCTGTTCGGCCTCTTCATGGGAGGCGTGTATGGAAACGCTATCGCTATGGCCCTCGAAAACTGCCCCGTCCAGGCGCGTGGTCTCATGTCCGGTATCCTCCAGCAGGGGTATTCGATGGGCTATATCTTTGCCGCCTGTGCGAATCTCGGCGTCGGAGGCAGCGTCAACTCGTGGAAGAATGTGTTTTGGATTGGTGCTGGGCTCTCGTTCCTTGCTGGAATCATTCGTGTCTTCCTCCCTGAATCGAGGCAGTTTATCGAAGCTAGGAAGGCTGGGAAGAGAGGCACCACGGCCAAGGCGTTCTGGGCAGACACAAAGCGGATGTTGAGAGAGGAATGGCGCATCGTTATCTACTGCATTTTCTTGATGACTTGGTTCAATTACTTCAGCCACACCTCTCAGGATAGCTACACAACTTTCATGCTTACTCAAAAAGCTCTAAATAACGCTGCTGCTAGCCGGGCAAGCATTCTTATGAAAACTGGAGCCAGTGTGGGTGGGACGATCATCGGATATGTTTCCCAGTGGTTTGGTCGCCGCCGATCGATTATTGTTTCCGCTCTAATGAGTGGCATCCTCATCCCGGCTTGGATTCTTCCTCAGGGAGAACGCGGTCTTTCTGCGTCGGGATTCTTCCTGCAATTTTTTGTTCAGGGTGCCTGGGGTGTTGTCCCCATACACCTCAACGAGCTTTCTCCGCCGGCGTTCCGGTCTAGTTTCCCTGGCCTCACTTACCAGCTCGGAAACATGATCTCATCTCCTTCTGCGCAGATCGTCAATGCCATTGCAGAATCGATCAGCATTAGGGGTGCCAACGGCCAACCGGCTCCAGCATACGGACCGACTATGGGCGTCGCCACGGCGATTATTGCGATTGGTATCGCTGTGACCACCGCATTTGGACCTGAGAAGAGAGGTCGGAAATTTGAATTGGCCCGTGCTGCTGGTGCCGTTGACTACCCTACACCGAAGGATATCGAGGCTAGCGCTGAAAAGACGGAGGAGAGAGAGTCCCGTGATGGGGCGAAGATAGAGCTTAACTGA
- a CDS encoding uncharacterized protein (EggNog:ENOG410PSJE~TransMembrane:1 (o12-31i)) — translation MGLVSRLLPLAMLFLFLAIIGFLGLVVYNIVMDVKAQTKKQMEKNNVMFSKDGVTVELKELNDEEYKDRTQSVLVDVWNHGALPDMKYHWRRKTPSNNHHGK, via the exons ATGGGTCTTGTAAGCCGGCTTCTCCCACTGGCTATGCTATTCCTTTTCCTTGCAATTATTGGATTCCTGGGCCTGGTAGTGTACAACATCGTCATGGACGTGAAAGCGCAGACGAAGAAGCAGATGGAGAAGAACAACGTGATGTTCTCGAAGGACGGAGTAACTGTGGAGTTAAAGGAGCTAAACGATGAAGAGTACAAGGACAGAACTCAAAG CGTCCTTGTCGACGTTTGGAATCACGGCGCTCTGCCTGATATGAAGTACCACTGGCGACGGAAGACGCCGAGCAACAACCACCACGGAAAATAA